A window of Ignavibacterium sp. contains these coding sequences:
- a CDS encoding efflux RND transporter periplasmic adaptor subunit, with protein MKKNFKPILITILAVIILILLIIPKLGSSEGKNPVNTNRQTGPLPVKAHILKPENLDNKVLITGTILANEEVELRSEQSGKILNIYFKEGSLVNQGDLLVKINDAELQAQLQSAKSRLELQKQTEFRQRQLLEKEAISQEDYDMTANQLKVNQSEVDLIKAQIDKTEIRAPFSGVIGLRNVSEGSFVTNSTVIATLQNINPVKIDFSIPERYSAMVNTGDEIYFTVTGSDKKFVGRIYAIEPKIDPVTRTLRMRALCSNAGRELLPGSFANIELVLKRINDALMIPTEALVPDISGQRVFLYRDGKAVPQQVETGIRTERRIQLLSGVNAEDTVITSGMLQLRPGLPVTISEFE; from the coding sequence ATGAAAAAAAACTTTAAACCAATTCTGATCACCATATTAGCCGTTATAATTCTTATTCTTCTTATTATTCCAAAGCTTGGATCCTCAGAAGGTAAAAATCCTGTTAACACTAACAGACAAACCGGACCACTTCCTGTAAAAGCTCATATACTAAAACCTGAAAATCTTGATAACAAAGTTTTAATAACGGGCACAATTCTGGCAAACGAAGAAGTTGAACTGAGAAGTGAACAATCCGGAAAAATATTAAACATATATTTCAAAGAGGGAAGTCTCGTCAATCAGGGAGATTTGCTGGTTAAAATAAATGATGCAGAACTTCAGGCGCAATTACAAAGTGCTAAGTCAAGACTTGAATTGCAGAAACAAACTGAATTCAGACAAAGACAATTACTTGAAAAAGAAGCAATCAGTCAGGAAGATTATGATATGACCGCAAATCAACTTAAGGTTAATCAATCTGAAGTTGATTTAATAAAGGCACAAATTGATAAAACTGAAATTCGCGCTCCTTTCAGTGGAGTTATTGGTTTAAGAAATGTCAGCGAAGGAAGTTTCGTAACAAATTCAACAGTAATTGCAACACTGCAGAATATTAATCCGGTGAAAATTGATTTTTCAATTCCTGAAAGATATTCTGCGATGGTTAATACTGGTGATGAAATTTACTTTACGGTGACTGGTAGCGATAAAAAATTTGTGGGAAGAATTTATGCAATTGAACCCAAAATCGATCCGGTTACACGAACTCTTCGTATGCGGGCATTATGTTCTAATGCTGGAAGAGAATTGCTGCCCGGCTCATTCGCAAATATTGAACTTGTTCTTAAAAGAATAAATGATGCACTGATGATACCCACAGAAGCACTTGTTCCTGATATTTCAGGTCAAAGAGTTTTTTTATATCGTGACGGAAAAGCAGTTCCGCAACAAGTTGAAACGGGAATCAGAACTGAAAGAAGAATTCAGTTGCTCTCTGGGGTTAATGCCGAAGATACTGTAATTACATCCGGAATGCTTCAGCTAAGACCAGGTTTGCCTGTAACAATTTCGGAGTTTGAATAA
- a CDS encoding TolC family protein, whose amino-acid sequence MKFFQTISFLFLIFVSQSFSQQLLSLKDAVKIALENNFSINIAKNISTIAENNASVGNAGFLPTIDATGSYTKSQSNTKQEYFDGRTIDRTGAKSTNLSAGVSLNWTVFDGFEMFGNLDLLKQLNKIGKANYKAEVENNIADVIDNYFNLIREKQVLDVIKETIRISEERVSIAESKKDVGSGSKFDLRQAQVDLNEDRSTLLKEELNYEQLKVTLNQLLGRNVNTDFDVEDTIIVNETLNYDELRNSALQKNSQLFIAERNLELAEINISLARSELYPRISLTGGYNYLNSESGAGFIKTNKNYSLNYGVTASLNLFNGLNTRRKIENALVESDNSRLNYDLIKNSIEANLLNVYKKYLNSIKLIKLEEENLIIAEESVDIALERLKLGNITPLEFRETQRKLIDVKSRLVSAQYEAKTAETELLRLSGQIIKD is encoded by the coding sequence ATGAAATTCTTCCAGACAATTTCATTTCTGTTTTTAATTTTTGTTAGTCAGAGCTTTTCACAACAATTGCTGTCACTTAAGGATGCTGTTAAAATTGCACTCGAAAATAACTTCTCTATAAACATTGCAAAGAACATCTCAACCATTGCAGAAAATAACGCATCTGTTGGTAATGCAGGTTTTCTTCCGACTATTGATGCAACCGGTTCTTATACAAAAAGTCAGAGTAACACAAAACAGGAATATTTTGACGGGAGAACTATTGACCGGACTGGTGCTAAATCAACTAACTTGTCTGCAGGAGTAAGTTTGAACTGGACAGTGTTTGATGGATTTGAAATGTTTGGTAATCTTGACTTGCTTAAACAACTTAACAAAATCGGCAAAGCAAACTACAAAGCAGAAGTTGAAAACAATATTGCAGATGTTATTGATAACTATTTTAATCTTATCAGAGAAAAACAAGTGCTCGATGTTATTAAGGAAACAATAAGAATTTCGGAAGAAAGAGTTAGTATTGCAGAATCAAAAAAAGATGTTGGAAGTGGTTCAAAGTTTGACCTTCGTCAGGCACAGGTTGATTTGAATGAAGATCGTTCAACACTCCTGAAAGAAGAGCTTAATTATGAACAACTAAAAGTAACGCTCAATCAACTTCTGGGTAGGAATGTTAATACTGACTTTGATGTTGAAGACACTATAATTGTTAACGAAACTCTTAACTATGATGAATTGAGAAATTCAGCTCTTCAGAAAAACTCGCAGCTTTTTATTGCAGAAAGAAACCTTGAGCTTGCAGAAATAAATATTTCGCTTGCAAGGTCGGAATTATATCCGAGAATTTCTTTAACCGGAGGATACAATTATCTTAACTCAGAATCTGGTGCGGGATTTATCAAAACAAATAAAAACTACAGCTTGAATTACGGCGTTACTGCCTCACTGAATTTATTTAATGGCTTGAACACCAGAAGAAAAATTGAAAATGCACTGGTTGAATCTGATAACAGTCGTTTGAATTATGATTTGATAAAAAATTCAATTGAGGCAAATCTTCTGAATGTTTATAAAAAATATCTAAACAGCATTAAGCTGATAAAACTTGAAGAGGAAAATCTGATTATTGCAGAAGAAAGTGTTGATATTGCACTCGAGCGACTGAAACTTGGAAATATTACTCCACTTGAATTCCGCGAAACACAGCGTAAACTTATTGATGTTAAAAGCCGGTTGGTCTCTGCACAATATGAAGCTAAGACAGCAGAAACAGAACTTCTCAGATTAAGCGGACAGATTATAAAAGATTAG
- a CDS encoding MFS transporter — MAKTFEQLKTGFQHSFWVANGMELFERLAYYGQATILSVFLRDHLKFDEVQAGQLSSIFGGLIYFLPIFAGALADKFGFKKAFSFAFFVLAIGYFLIGSTGMTAFSSWYENKDLFPLLSVILIFTAIGGSFIKPSVLGTVALTTTPETKSLGYAIYYWLVNMGAAIGPFLAYLVRDSFGIEFVYMVSAISCALMFLVTIFIFKEPEAKLNEERDSLLQVVKNLWTVVKNIRFMVFLLIFALYWIVFWEFFIVIPFYISDYISPEAPIELVLSTGAWTIILLQIPINRLTKNIPTPTAIMIGFVFAALSWFLLYFVTLAGTIVGLGFIIATIFIFSVGEQTQAPRFYEYLADLAPKGQAALFQGFAFLPIAIAWLLGGTFGGWLYHTFGTKEVGKPEMVFLIIGLVGVAAAAMMFAYNLVVHKRK, encoded by the coding sequence GTGGCAAAAACATTTGAACAACTTAAAACCGGATTTCAGCATTCTTTCTGGGTGGCAAATGGAATGGAGCTTTTCGAAAGACTTGCATACTATGGACAGGCAACAATTTTAAGTGTTTTCCTTCGCGATCATCTAAAGTTTGATGAAGTACAGGCAGGACAACTTTCCTCTATCTTTGGTGGGTTGATTTACTTCCTTCCGATTTTTGCCGGAGCACTTGCTGATAAGTTTGGTTTTAAGAAAGCTTTTTCGTTTGCATTCTTTGTTCTTGCTATCGGATATTTTCTTATCGGCTCAACAGGAATGACAGCATTTTCTTCCTGGTATGAAAATAAAGATTTGTTCCCTTTACTTTCCGTTATATTAATATTTACTGCAATTGGCGGTTCATTCATAAAGCCAAGTGTACTTGGAACAGTTGCATTAACTACCACTCCGGAAACAAAATCTCTTGGTTATGCAATTTATTACTGGCTTGTAAATATGGGTGCTGCAATAGGACCATTCTTAGCTTATCTCGTTCGTGATTCATTCGGAATTGAATTTGTTTATATGGTTTCGGCAATAAGCTGTGCGTTAATGTTTCTGGTTACAATATTTATTTTCAAAGAGCCGGAAGCAAAACTTAATGAAGAAAGGGATTCGCTCCTTCAGGTTGTTAAAAATCTCTGGACTGTTGTAAAGAACATCAGGTTTATGGTTTTCCTTCTCATCTTTGCTTTGTATTGGATTGTATTCTGGGAATTCTTTATCGTAATTCCATTTTACATTTCAGATTATATCTCACCCGAAGCACCAATTGAATTAGTTTTGTCAACCGGTGCCTGGACAATTATACTGCTTCAAATTCCCATTAACAGATTAACTAAAAATATCCCAACACCAACAGCAATTATGATTGGTTTTGTGTTTGCTGCTCTTAGCTGGTTTCTTCTTTACTTTGTTACCTTAGCAGGAACAATTGTTGGACTTGGATTTATCATTGCAACAATTTTTATCTTCTCAGTAGGCGAACAAACACAAGCTCCAAGATTCTATGAATATCTTGCTGACCTTGCACCCAAAGGACAAGCAGCATTATTTCAGGGCTTTGCTTTTCTTCCTATCGCAATTGCCTGGCTTTTAGGTGGTACTTTTGGCGGATGGCTGTATCATACTTTCGGAACAAAAGAAGTCGGTAAACCCGAAATGGTTTTCCTGATTATCGGTTTGGTTGGAGTTGCAGCAGCGGCAATGATGTTTGCTTATAATCTGGTTGTGCATAAAAGAAAGTAA
- the cas1 gene encoding type II CRISPR-associated endonuclease Cas1 — protein sequence MIKRTIYFGNPAYLSKKDEQLVIKIPSVKEETTEQAEPDLNQKYKNRGNENIIPIEDIGIVILDNQQITITQGLLAALLENNSAVVTCDNKHHPAGLFLPLESNLEQSQRFQEQIEATVPLKKQLWQQTISSKILNQALLLNKIGIQSDNMKKWSRDVKSGDPDNLEGRAAAYYWKNLFPQELDFKRDRYGEPPNNLLNYGYAILRAVVARSLVASGLLPTLGIHHHNKYNAFCLADDIMEPYRPFVDDIVVTLVRDGEDFTELTQSIKKQLLTIPVVDVFIEKQKRPLMIAVQRTTASLAKCFSGDQRKIIYPVFRL from the coding sequence ATGATTAAAAGAACAATTTACTTTGGCAACCCCGCTTATCTTTCTAAAAAAGATGAGCAGTTAGTTATTAAAATTCCTTCTGTGAAAGAGGAAACAACTGAGCAAGCAGAACCTGACCTTAATCAGAAGTATAAAAATAGAGGGAATGAAAATATTATTCCGATAGAAGATATCGGTATTGTAATTTTGGATAATCAGCAAATAACAATAACACAAGGTCTTCTTGCCGCCTTGCTCGAAAATAATTCTGCAGTTGTAACCTGCGATAATAAACATCATCCTGCCGGCTTATTCCTCCCATTAGAAAGTAATCTTGAGCAAAGTCAGCGTTTTCAGGAACAAATAGAAGCTACCGTTCCGCTGAAAAAACAATTATGGCAGCAAACAATTTCCTCAAAAATCTTAAATCAGGCATTGCTGTTAAATAAAATTGGAATACAGTCAGATAATATGAAAAAATGGTCACGTGATGTAAAGTCTGGTGATCCCGATAATCTGGAAGGCAGGGCTGCTGCTTATTATTGGAAAAATTTATTTCCGCAAGAGCTGGATTTTAAGAGAGACCGTTACGGAGAACCACCAAATAATTTATTGAATTATGGATATGCAATCCTCAGAGCTGTTGTGGCTCGTTCGCTCGTTGCGTCAGGTTTATTACCAACTCTTGGGATACATCATCACAACAAATATAATGCATTTTGTCTTGCCGACGATATAATGGAACCGTACAGGCCTTTTGTTGATGATATTGTTGTTACCTTGGTAAGGGATGGTGAAGATTTTACCGAACTTACTCAATCAATAAAAAAGCAATTGTTAACTATACCAGTAGTTGATGTCTTCATTGAAAAACAAAAAAGACCACTTATGATTGCCGTTCAAAGAACCACAGCGTCACTTGCAAAATGTTTTTCCGGAGATCAAAGAAAGATTATTTATCCGGTTTTTAGATTATGA
- the cas2 gene encoding CRISPR-associated endonuclease Cas2, producing the protein MMRLNQYRIMWILVLFDLPTDTPKDRKAYAKFRKELIKDGFNMFQFSIYARHCASKENMQVHVKRVREILPSKGHVGILKITDKQFGMMEIFYGKKREESGFVESHQLELF; encoded by the coding sequence ATTATGAGATTAAATCAATACAGAATAATGTGGATACTTGTATTATTTGACCTTCCGACAGATACACCGAAGGATAGAAAGGCGTATGCAAAATTCAGGAAGGAGCTGATAAAGGATGGTTTCAATATGTTTCAGTTTTCAATTTACGCCAGGCATTGTGCAAGCAAGGAGAATATGCAGGTGCATGTTAAAAGAGTTAGAGAAATTTTACCTTCAAAAGGACATGTCGGAATATTAAAAATAACCGACAAACAATTCGGGATGATGGAAATATTTTACGGAAAGAAAAGAGAAGAATCCGGTTTTGTTGAATCTCATCAACTTGAATTATTTTAG
- a CDS encoding efflux RND transporter permease subunit — MSLSSLSIRRPVLAIVMSIAIVVLGLLGYTYLGVREYPSVDPPIITVTTSYIGANADVIESQITEPLEESINGIAGIRSLTSVSRDGRSTITVEFDIDVDLETAANDVRDKVSRAIRLLPPDVDPPIVAKADADAMPIINLNVKSDKRNLLQLSEIANNIFKERFQTIPGVSAVNIWGEKRYSMRLWLDPAKLAAYNLTPIDVRNAINRENVELPTGLIEGNRTELSIRTIGRLQDEEEFNELIIKEVSGNIVRLKDIGYAQLGAENERTILKRDGIPMVSVVLIAQPGANNIAIADEFYKRLEQIKKDLPPDISTAIGFDITKYIRESITEVEQTIIVAFGLVVLIIFLFLRDWRTTVIPVIAIPISLIGAFFVMYVANFTINVLTLLGIVLAIGLVVDDAIVVLENIYKKIEAGDHPFDSARKGTAEIFFAVISTTVALASVFLPIIFLQGLTGRLFREFGIVISGSVIISSFVALTLTPMLSSRILKRRDKHNWFYNVTEPFFVKINNAYKNSLEAFLKRRWLVFPIMAVSFILIYVFYNNISSELAPLEDRSSLRLIATAQEGASFEYMDRFMDMLVQTLKDTVPESEAIISVTSPGFGASSSVNSGFAMIILKDPSERERSQMRIADELGPILSKMTEARVFATQQQSIGQRRGGLPVEYVIQAPNFEKLREYLPKFLEAASKDPTFTIVDVNLKFNKPEIKLTIDRQRARNLGVSTIDIAQTIQAAFSGQRFGYFVKDGKQYQVIGQLIRDRRNAPIDLKSLYVANNQGKLVQLDNVVTLTEQSTPPQLYRFNRYVSATVSAGLAPGKTIGDGIKAMDKIASEVLDESFSTALSGPSKDFAESSSSLLFAFILAIGFIYLVLAAQFESFRDPFIILFTVPLALFGALLSLWYFNQTLNIFSQIGIIMLIGIVTKNGILIVEFANQRKAAGLSKMEAIKDASAARLRPILMTSLSTVLGILPIALALGAGSESRVSMGIAVIGGLIFSTFLTLLVVPAVYSFLSRATATVSNVTEIEETEKETIFASK; from the coding sequence ATGAGTCTTTCATCATTAAGCATAAGACGACCTGTACTTGCAATTGTAATGTCAATTGCAATTGTAGTACTTGGACTTTTAGGTTATACATATCTTGGAGTGCGTGAATATCCATCTGTCGATCCGCCAATTATAACAGTTACCACTTCTTATATTGGAGCAAATGCAGATGTAATTGAATCTCAGATAACAGAGCCACTTGAAGAATCTATAAACGGTATTGCAGGAATTCGTTCGTTAACCTCAGTTAGTCGCGATGGAAGAAGTACAATTACAGTTGAATTTGATATTGATGTTGACCTTGAAACAGCTGCCAATGATGTAAGAGATAAAGTATCCCGCGCAATCAGATTACTTCCGCCAGATGTTGATCCACCAATTGTTGCCAAAGCAGATGCTGATGCAATGCCAATAATAAATCTGAATGTTAAAAGCGATAAAAGAAATCTGCTTCAGTTAAGTGAAATAGCAAACAATATCTTCAAAGAAAGATTTCAAACAATACCGGGTGTAAGTGCTGTTAACATCTGGGGTGAAAAACGATACTCTATGAGACTTTGGTTAGACCCCGCAAAACTTGCCGCTTATAATCTGACCCCAATCGATGTTCGTAATGCAATTAATCGTGAAAATGTTGAACTGCCCACAGGGCTGATTGAAGGCAACAGAACCGAATTATCAATCAGAACAATAGGAAGGTTGCAGGATGAAGAAGAGTTTAATGAACTGATTATCAAAGAAGTCAGTGGCAATATTGTCAGACTTAAGGATATAGGATATGCTCAGCTTGGTGCAGAGAATGAAAGAACTATTCTCAAACGGGATGGCATTCCTATGGTAAGTGTTGTTCTGATCGCTCAGCCCGGTGCGAATAATATTGCTATTGCAGATGAATTCTATAAAAGACTTGAACAGATCAAAAAAGACCTTCCGCCCGATATCAGCACTGCAATAGGTTTTGATATTACTAAATACATACGCGAATCCATTACCGAAGTAGAACAAACTATTATTGTTGCCTTTGGTCTTGTTGTTCTGATAATCTTTCTTTTTTTAAGAGACTGGCGTACAACAGTTATTCCGGTTATCGCTATTCCAATATCTCTTATCGGAGCATTCTTTGTAATGTATGTTGCTAACTTTACTATAAATGTTCTTACTCTGCTTGGAATCGTTTTAGCAATTGGATTAGTAGTTGACGATGCAATCGTTGTTCTTGAAAATATTTATAAAAAAATTGAAGCCGGTGATCATCCATTTGATTCAGCAAGAAAAGGTACCGCAGAAATTTTCTTCGCAGTCATCTCTACAACTGTAGCCCTCGCATCAGTTTTTCTTCCGATTATTTTTCTTCAGGGATTAACAGGAAGATTATTCAGAGAATTCGGAATAGTTATATCAGGTTCTGTAATCATATCATCATTTGTTGCATTAACTCTTACTCCGATGCTTAGTTCCAGAATTTTGAAGAGAAGAGATAAGCATAATTGGTTCTATAATGTAACTGAGCCATTCTTTGTAAAAATTAATAATGCCTATAAAAACTCTCTTGAAGCTTTTCTTAAAAGAAGATGGCTTGTCTTTCCGATAATGGCTGTATCATTTATCCTGATCTATGTTTTTTATAATAACATTTCATCTGAACTTGCACCACTTGAGGATAGAAGCAGTTTAAGACTTATTGCAACTGCTCAGGAAGGAGCTTCATTTGAGTATATGGACAGATTTATGGATATGTTAGTTCAAACACTAAAAGATACTGTTCCAGAAAGTGAGGCAATAATTTCTGTAACTTCACCCGGTTTCGGGGCTTCGAGTTCGGTTAATTCCGGATTTGCAATGATAATTCTGAAAGATCCATCTGAGCGTGAAAGAAGTCAGATGCGAATTGCTGATGAACTTGGACCAATTTTATCTAAAATGACTGAAGCTAGAGTCTTTGCAACTCAGCAACAATCAATTGGTCAACGAAGGGGAGGACTTCCTGTTGAGTATGTTATTCAGGCACCAAATTTCGAAAAGCTGAGAGAATATCTTCCGAAGTTTCTTGAAGCAGCATCAAAAGATCCCACCTTTACAATTGTTGATGTGAATCTGAAATTCAACAAACCTGAAATTAAACTTACAATTGACAGACAACGGGCAAGAAATCTTGGAGTATCTACAATTGATATTGCTCAGACAATTCAGGCAGCTTTTAGCGGACAACGATTTGGTTATTTTGTAAAAGATGGTAAACAATATCAGGTTATTGGTCAATTGATTCGTGACAGAAGAAATGCCCCCATTGATTTAAAGTCACTTTATGTTGCCAACAATCAGGGAAAACTTGTACAGCTTGATAATGTTGTTACATTAACTGAACAAAGTACACCTCCACAACTTTATAGATTTAATCGTTATGTATCTGCAACAGTTTCTGCGGGATTAGCACCTGGTAAAACAATTGGCGATGGCATCAAAGCAATGGACAAAATAGCATCAGAAGTCCTTGATGAATCTTTTTCTACTGCTTTGAGCGGTCCATCAAAAGATTTTGCCGAAAGTTCATCGAGTTTATTATTTGCATTCATTCTTGCAATAGGATTTATTTATCTGGTTCTCGCGGCTCAATTTGAAAGTTTCAGAGATCCTTTCATTATTCTTTTTACTGTTCCGCTTGCATTGTTCGGAGCTTTGCTTTCACTTTGGTATTTCAATCAGACTCTTAATATCTTCAGTCAGATTGGTATAATTATGCTGATTGGAATTGTAACAAAGAATGGAATCCTCATTGTCGAATTTGCAAATCAGCGTAAAGCTGCAGGGCTTAGTAAGATGGAAGCAATTAAAGATGCTTCAGCAGCAAGATTACGACCGATTCTTATGACAAGTCTTTCAACAGTTCTTGGAATACTGCCAATAGCTCTTGCACTTGGTGCCGGTTCTGAAAGCAGAGTATCGATGGGAATAGCTGTAATCGGCGGACTTATATTTTCTACATTTCTTACTTTGCTTGTTGTGCCGGCGGTTTATTCATTTTTGTCCCGTGCCACAGCAACTGTTTCCAATGTAACTGAAATTGAAGAAACCGAAAAAGAAACAATCTTTGCAAGTAAATAA
- a CDS encoding DUF5686 and carboxypeptidase-like regulatory domain-containing protein: protein MKNLALIILISSIQVFAQSFSIKGKVIDFQSGSSLSFANIRVEGTTLGTASNVNGEFELKLNAGNYKLIASFIGYFSDTISVNVNSDLSGLIFKLKSTEINLPEVVVKPGENPALEIIRKAIEKRKQRELNLFSYEFEAFSKGTIRTTEDITSTGSGSINLGIGESDTAKLKVTGILESHSKGYFLKPDNYKEIILARKQSANFPPSVNTLTGGRLIQNFYSSDINFLGRDLPGPISNNALDYYYFYIEKTSAINNQKVFQIHIEPDNPSDPGFVGKVFITDSTYDLLKVDLILNRAANIGGIFDTVNIVQQFDYYDGIVMPVDYRLFVTANFLGLARFGFELNTILFNYKVNKKIDESVFNKAIVTVLPDADKKDSTYWFTTQTIPNTDEEEEAYKRIDSLESLPKEFWDDFSILNSRLKLSKTFSVSAPLAMYHFNCVEGHSIDFGFFINDEFDRRFNSSLNLSYGFSDKKFKQDFSANYLLGDYRTVRLGINAFNKTKILFAESDNYGELFGTLSTLLYKEDFRDYYYTKGFSVSAEGEIFPVLKSRISFTNRTDKSAINNSDFSFFYKDRSYKQNLPVYEGKTNAIKIGFELDFRNYIEDGFFRRRTSLGRTYTLISMDVTASDKDLLKSDFDYLKYEFLSRTFIRSFNSTTATIKIYGTYSNGSVPYQDLYAVPGNISTFSSPLTFRTLGINQILGDRVVTLNAEYNFRDELFRLLNIPVIKRLEILLTVFFNAAYGDISSKSNEILVNPIQTFKHPFYEIGFSLGQGLLPLSIEFGWKLNYRNGNNFRISLSSVLFNL from the coding sequence ATGAAAAATTTAGCACTCATTATTTTAATTAGCTCAATTCAGGTTTTTGCACAAAGCTTTTCTATAAAAGGAAAAGTTATCGATTTTCAATCCGGCAGCAGTTTAAGTTTTGCCAATATTAGAGTTGAAGGAACAACTCTTGGGACAGCTTCGAATGTTAATGGTGAATTTGAACTGAAATTAAATGCTGGTAATTATAAACTCATCGCTTCATTCATTGGTTATTTTTCTGATACTATTTCAGTAAACGTAAATTCTGATTTATCAGGTTTGATATTCAAACTAAAAAGCACAGAAATAAATTTGCCTGAAGTTGTGGTTAAGCCGGGAGAAAATCCTGCGCTTGAAATTATCCGAAAAGCAATAGAGAAAAGAAAGCAAAGAGAACTAAATTTATTCTCCTATGAGTTCGAAGCATTTTCCAAAGGAACTATAAGAACCACCGAAGATATAACCTCAACAGGAAGCGGCTCGATTAATTTGGGAATTGGTGAATCTGATACTGCAAAACTTAAGGTAACGGGAATTCTTGAAAGTCACAGCAAAGGATATTTCCTTAAACCGGATAATTATAAAGAAATTATTCTTGCCCGAAAGCAAAGTGCAAACTTTCCTCCGTCTGTTAATACTTTAACCGGCGGAAGATTAATTCAGAATTTTTACAGCAGTGATATAAATTTTCTCGGAAGAGATTTACCCGGACCAATTTCAAACAACGCTCTCGATTATTATTACTTCTATATTGAAAAAACTTCTGCAATTAACAATCAAAAAGTTTTTCAAATTCATATTGAACCAGACAATCCATCAGATCCAGGATTTGTTGGAAAAGTTTTCATCACAGACAGCACTTATGATTTACTTAAAGTTGATTTGATTCTTAATCGTGCTGCAAACATTGGGGGAATTTTCGATACGGTAAATATTGTACAGCAATTTGATTATTATGATGGAATTGTAATGCCCGTTGATTATCGATTGTTTGTGACTGCTAATTTTCTTGGACTTGCAAGGTTTGGTTTTGAACTGAATACAATATTGTTTAACTACAAAGTAAATAAAAAAATTGATGAATCGGTTTTTAACAAAGCAATAGTTACGGTTTTACCTGACGCTGATAAAAAAGATTCAACTTATTGGTTTACCACTCAGACAATTCCAAATACCGATGAAGAGGAAGAAGCTTATAAACGAATTGATAGTCTTGAATCTCTTCCTAAAGAGTTTTGGGATGATTTTTCAATTCTGAATTCGCGATTAAAATTGAGTAAAACTTTTTCCGTAAGTGCACCGCTTGCAATGTATCATTTCAATTGTGTTGAAGGTCATTCAATTGATTTTGGATTTTTCATTAATGATGAATTCGACAGAAGATTTAATTCATCACTAAACCTGTCTTATGGATTTTCTGACAAGAAATTCAAACAGGATTTTTCAGCCAATTATCTTTTAGGTGATTACAGAACTGTTCGCTTAGGAATTAATGCTTTCAATAAAACGAAAATTCTTTTTGCAGAATCTGACAATTACGGCGAACTCTTTGGAACGCTTTCAACTTTGCTTTATAAGGAAGATTTCAGAGATTACTATTACACAAAAGGATTTTCAGTTTCTGCAGAAGGAGAAATTTTCCCTGTACTAAAAAGCAGAATATCATTTACGAACAGAACCGATAAATCAGCAATTAACAATTCAGATTTTTCATTCTTTTATAAAGATAGATCCTACAAACAAAACCTTCCTGTTTATGAAGGAAAAACAAACGCAATTAAAATTGGTTTTGAATTGGATTTCCGTAACTACATTGAAGATGGCTTCTTCAGAAGAAGAACTTCACTCGGTAGAACATACACCTTAATTTCAATGGATGTTACTGCTTCGGATAAAGATTTGTTGAAAAGTGATTTTGATTATCTGAAATATGAATTTTTATCCAGAACATTTATCAGATCTTTCAATTCAACAACTGCAACAATTAAAATTTACGGAACTTATTCGAATGGTTCTGTTCCTTATCAGGATTTATATGCTGTTCCCGGAAACATAAGCACATTTTCTTCACCACTTACTTTCAGAACATTGGGAATTAATCAAATACTTGGGGACAGAGTTGTTACATTAAATGCTGAATATAATTTCAGAGATGAGTTATTCCGACTATTGAATATTCCTGTTATTAAAAGACTTGAAATTTTGCTTACTGTCTTTTTTAATGCTGCTTATGGAGACATTAGTTCAAAATCAAATGAAATATTGGTAAATCCAATTCAAACATTTAAGCATCCGTTCTATGAAATTGGCTTTTCGCTTGGACAGGGGTTACTTCCATTGTCAATTGAATTTGGTTGGAAGCTGAATTACAGAAACGGGAATAATTTCAGAATCAGTCTGAGTTCCGTCTTATTCAATCTCTAA